The following are encoded in a window of Sandaracinaceae bacterium genomic DNA:
- a CDS encoding DUF2806 domain-containing protein, whose product MFDRLAPLSLVGPRKVELAAYEGIAAKVRRGESLSDVEQEFVAASIGSSAKKQANLTRIVNLSRNYVAASQPAGLLPAGSPGNPSDEAFDAPSSTSEDWFDKFREDAGLVSDEVIQDLYARVLADEAQTPGEVPLRVLGVMRYLDRETAEAFANVTLCGFEGKVAACGTKGRLHEHLGINLEMMSELEAAGLLTVGAMTYSTFSTATARVIRLFWHEKVVYLRRKSGEEFKLEYSTYGFTAAGRQIAKAVRPSPNSVALDLMVRWLVEENAVLGGRVTDLEAHVADLPHRNWTGPIGELAWVPWKP is encoded by the coding sequence ATGTTCGATCGCCTGGCTCCGTTGTCTCTTGTCGGTCCGCGGAAGGTCGAGCTCGCGGCATACGAAGGTATCGCGGCGAAGGTTCGGCGTGGGGAGTCGCTTTCAGACGTCGAGCAAGAATTCGTTGCTGCTTCCATTGGTTCGTCAGCGAAGAAGCAAGCGAATTTGACGCGCATCGTCAACTTGAGTCGCAACTATGTTGCCGCGAGTCAGCCAGCTGGGCTGTTGCCCGCTGGGAGCCCTGGCAACCCTTCCGACGAGGCGTTCGACGCCCCAAGCTCGACGTCGGAAGACTGGTTCGACAAGTTTCGGGAGGATGCAGGCCTTGTTAGCGATGAGGTGATCCAAGACCTCTACGCTCGCGTGCTTGCTGATGAGGCTCAGACACCGGGTGAAGTACCGCTTCGCGTCTTGGGTGTGATGCGCTATCTCGACCGCGAGACTGCAGAGGCGTTTGCGAACGTCACACTCTGCGGTTTTGAAGGGAAAGTCGCTGCCTGCGGGACGAAGGGACGCCTCCATGAACACCTCGGCATCAACCTTGAAATGATGAGCGAGTTGGAGGCAGCCGGCTTGCTCACCGTGGGGGCCATGACTTACTCCACATTTTCAACTGCGACGGCTCGTGTGATTCGGCTGTTTTGGCACGAGAAGGTTGTGTATCTACGGCGGAAGTCTGGCGAAGAGTTCAAGCTGGAATACTCAACCTACGGATTCACGGCAGCCGGCAGACAGATCGCGAAAGCAGTCCGACCCAGCCCCAATTCAGTCGCACTCGACCTGATGGTGCGCTGGCTTGTGGAAGAAAATGCAGTCTTGGGAGGCAGGGTGACGGACCTGGAGGCCCACGTCGCGGACCTACCACATCGCAACTGGACCGGGCCAATTGGCGAGTTGGCATGGGTACCCTGGAAGCCGTGA
- a CDS encoding transposase, with the protein MALSCKQRAFCPRCVGRKMADQAKHLVENVLPPVPFRQWVLSLPHALRWRMAHNHELTLGVWGIARAAIDALYRARAGSLGPPGQHSSARPGSVMAIQRFGGALNLNVHFHALYTDGSFYERSDGQLVFLHAAPPAVAELATLVADIKRRVVLLLEKLGLGPDEDEDWDAQQLMLSLGELYAEGVFHKGAQRLRNGKPRALSTFARLKAHEDGFDLDAHVTVAAGARASLEQLVRYILRPPLKETRLTLHATGVELTLKTPWSDGTTQIRLTPDRFIDRLVALVPPPRVNTLLYGGLFAANARFRPLAVAYQRPGVVPRKRARPPNPSNPRNTAWAELMRHSFGLDVLACPHCGGRMRHVATILDHSSIQRILRHQDLDTPEPRARSSPLESDLVYEPDEHALADAPQDDFSQLDPSDPW; encoded by the coding sequence GTGGCCCTCAGCTGCAAACAGCGCGCCTTCTGCCCCCGCTGCGTGGGCCGAAAGATGGCGGACCAGGCCAAGCACCTCGTCGAGAACGTCTTGCCGCCCGTCCCGTTTCGTCAGTGGGTGCTGTCCTTGCCGCACGCGCTGCGCTGGCGCATGGCCCACAACCACGAGCTCACCCTCGGCGTCTGGGGCATCGCCCGAGCGGCCATCGACGCGCTCTACCGTGCCCGCGCCGGCAGCCTCGGGCCACCTGGCCAGCACAGCAGTGCGCGCCCCGGCAGCGTCATGGCCATCCAGCGCTTTGGCGGTGCGTTGAATCTCAACGTGCACTTCCACGCGCTCTACACGGACGGCAGCTTCTACGAGCGCAGCGACGGCCAGCTCGTGTTCCTGCACGCTGCCCCACCCGCCGTGGCGGAGCTCGCCACCCTGGTGGCCGACATCAAGCGCCGTGTGGTCCTGCTGCTGGAGAAGCTCGGCCTCGGGCCCGACGAGGACGAAGACTGGGACGCCCAGCAGCTCATGCTCAGCTTGGGCGAGCTCTACGCCGAGGGCGTCTTCCACAAGGGCGCCCAGCGCCTGCGCAACGGAAAGCCCCGCGCACTCAGCACGTTCGCCCGACTCAAGGCGCACGAAGACGGCTTTGACCTCGACGCCCACGTCACCGTAGCCGCCGGAGCCCGCGCGAGCCTCGAGCAACTGGTCCGCTACATCCTGCGCCCGCCTCTCAAAGAAACGCGACTCACACTCCATGCCACCGGCGTGGAACTGACACTGAAGACCCCATGGAGCGACGGAACCACGCAAATACGGCTGACGCCAGACCGCTTCATCGACCGCCTCGTCGCCCTCGTCCCCCCGCCGCGCGTCAACACCTTGCTGTACGGCGGCCTCTTCGCCGCCAACGCCCGCTTCCGCCCGCTGGCCGTGGCCTACCAGCGCCCCGGCGTGGTCCCGCGCAAGCGCGCCCGGCCACCCAATCCCAGCAATCCGCGCAACACCGCGTGGGCCGAGCTCATGCGCCACAGCTTCGGCCTGGACGTCCTGGCCTGCCCCCACTGCGGCGGCCGGATGCGCCACGTGGCCACCATCCTCGACCACTCGAGCATCCAGCGCATCCTGCGCCACCAAGACCTCGACACCCCCGAGCCCCGCGCCCGCTCCTCCCCGCTCGAGTCCGACCTCGTCTACGAGCCCGACGAGCACGCCCTCGCCGACGCTCCGCAGGACGACTTCTCCCAGCTCGACCCCAGCGACCCCTGGTGA
- a CDS encoding FadR family transcriptional regulator produces the protein MPSRPPKPRQSAADSATTRLRGRILSGELPAGSALPGERELSETLGVSRLTLRTALTRLEAEGLIRSSHGAATRVQDFRATGGLPLLTHLAEQKLAAGEMPLALLRDVLELRRVLAVEVLGLVAERATREELNRLRAHHQLMRDHRDDALSFMALDLAFARKMVLGTHNVALELLYNTVERLVEQNPLARPAFLTNLDGTIAVYEKLLDLLDQRDVERVRNVSRGLLTRLDRRLLEKLDPLGTTRVVEPLGDEPEDSQHAPRHPARGVRTEVS, from the coding sequence ATGCCGTCTCGCCCGCCGAAGCCCCGCCAGTCCGCCGCCGACAGCGCCACCACCCGCCTGCGGGGGCGCATCCTCTCGGGGGAGCTGCCCGCCGGGTCGGCCCTCCCGGGTGAGCGTGAGCTGAGCGAGACGCTCGGGGTCAGCCGGCTCACCTTGCGCACGGCGCTCACCCGGCTCGAGGCCGAGGGGCTCATCCGCTCGTCGCACGGGGCCGCCACGCGGGTGCAAGACTTCCGCGCCACGGGCGGGCTGCCGCTGCTCACGCACCTGGCCGAACAGAAGCTGGCCGCCGGCGAGATGCCGCTCGCGCTGCTGCGTGACGTGCTGGAGCTGCGCCGCGTGCTGGCCGTGGAGGTGCTGGGCCTGGTGGCCGAGCGGGCCACGCGCGAAGAGCTCAACCGCCTGCGCGCGCACCACCAGCTCATGCGCGACCACCGCGACGACGCGCTGAGCTTCATGGCGCTGGACCTCGCCTTCGCCCGCAAGATGGTGCTGGGCACGCACAACGTGGCGCTCGAGCTGCTCTACAACACCGTGGAGCGGCTGGTGGAGCAGAACCCGCTCGCGCGGCCGGCCTTCCTCACCAACCTGGACGGCACCATCGCGGTCTACGAGAAGCTGCTGGACCTGCTGGACCAGCGCGACGTGGAGCGCGTGCGCAACGTCTCGCGCGGCCTGCTCACGCGCCTCGACCGGCGCCTGCTGGAGAAGCTGGACCCGCTGGGCACCACCCGCGTGGTCGAGCCCCTGGGCGACGAGCCCGAAGACAGTCAACACGCCCCACGCCACCCGGCGCGCGGCGTGCGAACGGAGGTGTCCTGA
- a CDS encoding homocysteine S-methyltransferase family protein, giving the protein MNTVNVEVLDGPVGTELLARGVPTPLPLWSAAAIESAPGVLGEIHAAYAQAGATVHTANTFRTQPGLMGPAFESAAQRAVAIARVNMQAGARVAGSVAPVEDCYMPERSPGLGARSAHRALARVLADAGCDLLLCETFPVALEAWVAVEACVATGVPTWVGFTAGPNGSLMTPEIMRDAARGALERGAECVLVNCTPAVATLPYVQALATLGARVGAYANAGRVDDAMGWQADDVPAAERYADLAAEWVAAGASVVGSCCGTGPAHTAALARRLSRPE; this is encoded by the coding sequence TTGAACACCGTGAACGTCGAGGTGCTCGACGGGCCGGTGGGCACGGAGCTGTTGGCGCGAGGGGTGCCCACGCCGCTGCCGCTGTGGAGCGCGGCAGCCATCGAGAGCGCGCCCGGGGTGCTGGGGGAGATTCACGCAGCCTACGCGCAGGCTGGCGCGACGGTGCACACGGCCAACACCTTCCGAACGCAGCCGGGACTGATGGGGCCCGCCTTTGAGAGCGCCGCGCAGAGAGCGGTCGCGATCGCGCGGGTGAACATGCAGGCAGGCGCTCGCGTCGCTGGGAGCGTGGCTCCGGTCGAGGATTGCTACATGCCCGAGCGCAGCCCGGGGCTGGGGGCTCGCAGCGCGCACCGGGCGCTGGCGCGGGTGCTAGCGGACGCGGGCTGCGACCTCTTGCTGTGTGAGACCTTCCCCGTGGCGCTCGAGGCCTGGGTCGCCGTCGAGGCCTGTGTGGCCACAGGCGTTCCCACGTGGGTAGGGTTCACAGCCGGCCCCAATGGATCGCTCATGACACCCGAGATCATGCGCGATGCCGCCCGAGGCGCCCTCGAGCGTGGTGCCGAGTGCGTGCTGGTGAACTGCACTCCTGCGGTCGCCACCCTCCCCTACGTGCAGGCACTGGCCACGCTGGGCGCGCGCGTGGGGGCGTATGCGAACGCCGGCCGCGTGGACGACGCCATGGGCTGGCAGGCCGATGATGTGCCCGCCGCCGAGCGCTACGCAGACCTGGCCGCCGAGTGGGTGGCCGCCGGGGCGAGCGTGGTGGGCAGCTGCTGTGGCACGGGTCCTGCGCATACGGCCGCGCTGGCCCGTCGGTTATCTCGACCAGAGTGA
- a CDS encoding cyclic nucleotide-binding domain-containing protein encodes MSDTSRPPPPKIRAEMLRDVGLFGGLDDETLRVLAEQLPVMTVEPGAAVVDEGDDRQEMFLVIAGELEVVKRGRGGEFRVALFGPGDCFGEMSLIDVQPRSATVRAVAHTLMLRMTPQSLEELLYRRDPKAYSIFIMNIARELSRRLRVADGILAQFVSAATGQHLHD; translated from the coding sequence ATGTCCGACACGTCCCGGCCGCCTCCTCCCAAGATCCGCGCAGAGATGCTGCGCGACGTTGGCCTCTTCGGAGGCCTGGACGATGAGACCCTGCGCGTGCTCGCCGAGCAGCTGCCCGTCATGACGGTGGAGCCCGGGGCCGCCGTGGTGGACGAGGGTGACGACCGGCAGGAGATGTTCCTGGTCATCGCGGGCGAGCTCGAGGTGGTGAAGCGCGGCCGCGGCGGTGAGTTCCGGGTGGCCCTCTTCGGCCCCGGAGATTGCTTCGGGGAGATGAGCCTGATCGACGTGCAGCCCCGCTCGGCCACGGTGCGCGCTGTCGCCCACACCCTGATGCTGCGCATGACCCCGCAGTCCCTCGAAGAGCTGCTGTACCGGCGCGATCCGAAGGCCTACAGCATCTTCATCATGAACATCGCCCGCGAGCTGAGCCGGCGCCTGCGCGTGGCTGACGGAATCCTCGCGCAATTCGTGAGCGCGGCCACGGGCCAGCACCTGCACGACTGA
- a CDS encoding SEL1-like repeat protein, whose protein sequence is MQRRGSEWWGVSTAGWLWLMVAGCGGAATQPSTVHVQSGTSDDDALAALEQRCRGENDAPACTAAGRQYDLGVGVRRDMNRAMELYALACEWGQGRACVYLLEGHAGSTSPSVDRGRSYQLTAAACERGDQDACAGVGFAFDEGVGVSEDSARALSFFERACEQGSARGCTGLGGLYIDGRGVEQDQARAHELYTRACDGGDPWGCTELAILYDRGEGVPRDYARAVQLNQTACEGGDPLACGNLGSLYEDGSGVEQSYTRAREYYERACAAGEMSGCNNLGALYAQGNGVPRDLERARDLYGEACAGGEEYGCTNLDDLDREAGYEADPGDEEGYEDYEE, encoded by the coding sequence ATGCAACGACGAGGCAGCGAGTGGTGGGGCGTGAGCACGGCGGGGTGGCTGTGGCTCATGGTGGCGGGCTGCGGCGGGGCGGCCACGCAGCCCAGCACGGTGCACGTGCAGTCCGGGACCAGCGACGACGACGCGCTCGCGGCGCTCGAGCAGCGCTGCCGCGGTGAGAACGACGCCCCGGCGTGCACGGCGGCCGGGCGTCAGTACGACCTGGGCGTGGGCGTTCGGCGCGACATGAACCGCGCCATGGAGCTGTACGCGCTGGCCTGCGAGTGGGGGCAGGGGCGTGCCTGCGTCTACCTGCTCGAGGGACACGCTGGGTCCACGTCTCCCTCCGTTGACCGCGGGCGCTCGTACCAGCTGACGGCCGCGGCATGTGAGCGTGGAGACCAAGACGCCTGCGCGGGCGTGGGCTTTGCCTTCGACGAGGGCGTGGGCGTGAGCGAAGACAGCGCGCGTGCGCTCAGCTTCTTCGAGCGCGCTTGCGAGCAGGGCAGCGCTCGCGGCTGCACCGGCTTGGGCGGCCTCTACATCGACGGTCGCGGCGTGGAACAGGACCAGGCGCGCGCGCACGAGCTGTACACACGAGCCTGCGACGGCGGTGACCCGTGGGGGTGCACGGAGCTGGCCATCCTGTACGACCGCGGGGAGGGGGTGCCACGCGACTACGCCCGCGCCGTGCAGCTGAACCAGACCGCGTGCGAGGGCGGCGATCCGCTGGCCTGCGGCAACCTGGGCTCGCTCTACGAAGACGGGTCGGGCGTGGAGCAGAGCTACACCCGCGCACGCGAGTACTACGAGCGGGCATGCGCCGCCGGGGAGATGAGCGGGTGCAACAACCTCGGTGCCCTCTATGCACAGGGAAACGGGGTTCCGCGGGACCTCGAGCGGGCACGCGATCTGTACGGTGAGGCCTGCGCGGGCGGTGAGGAGTATGGCTGCACCAACCTGGATGACCTCGATCGCGAGGCGGGCTACGAGGCCGACCCCGGCGACGAAGAGGGCTACGAGGACTACGAGGAGTGA
- a CDS encoding protein kinase — translation MLKLAATIFRIGGGVLGTKAGFLCTPHFVPAHQANVAHRDLKPENVLIHDGMGFIADWGVGQFIHKQSTVLQFNTTGAIGTQHYCSIKQWSTGDGGTPGDVYSLGMVLGELVFGAPVPMSLPGSGITFDVIVGATTASELAFNQLMREMTNVHDANRPSMMEVEQRLSEI, via the coding sequence TTGTTAAAACTCGCTGCCACGATTTTCCGGATTGGTGGCGGGGTTTTGGGGACGAAAGCCGGTTTTTTATGCACTCCGCACTTTGTCCCTGCCCATCAAGCAAATGTTGCACACCGCGACCTCAAGCCGGAGAATGTTCTAATTCACGATGGAATGGGATTTATTGCGGATTGGGGTGTTGGTCAGTTCATACACAAGCAGTCTACTGTTCTGCAATTCAACACAACTGGAGCAATCGGTACTCAGCACTACTGTTCGATAAAGCAGTGGAGTACTGGCGATGGTGGCACGCCGGGAGATGTCTATTCTCTCGGAATGGTGCTCGGTGAGCTTGTCTTTGGCGCGCCTGTGCCGATGTCGTTGCCGGGTTCGGGTATCACCTTTGATGTGATCGTAGGTGCAACAACTGCGTCCGAGTTGGCGTTCAATCAGCTCATGAGAGAAATGACCAACGTTCACGACGCAAACAGGCCGTCGATGATGGAAGTGGAGCAACGGCTAAGTGAGATTTGA
- a CDS encoding GAF domain-containing protein — protein sequence MDLSVQTSLIAAMLSLALAVNVLLRPRKRRAHWVFATFGLSVGVWYTVKALRAAFGGELWERLHLVSGVLVPLAALQFFRAFVEDSDERMRALNRFAWFGATLLVGGILTPYYQSFLVGGGLFMYVLLLLAVPLATLYQRGDAVPSQVEGARMRYLAIFGGLGSVFTLVEYLPYFGLDIPPVGTLLVLLFLYLLSQSLVHSRLIDLYELAGRLGVLTALSFMLATMLWAMQYVTGARFFLHGVVSALVVLLLFDPVRTKVTTWISQFFFRERYEFETSVQALRREIAHALQLTDLTRLLMGGLERSRRVTHAALYLADADGRGYNLQGHVGPEPAARVEMAPARPLLDRLRREGTVTIEAAERELEEQRDLGEHRDAETAYDIVQTMEALDASVALGLVGDGGDLYGFLTVRDERMRDAFSPEEVQLLEGLTTQAAVTVENSRLYQRMKERDRLAALGEMAAGLAHEIRNPLGSIKASAQYLTEPGHEDDPAAPEFLGIIVEEVDRLNRVVGGFLDYARPSTGEVGRANVNAVLRRTVQLLRPECEAAGVTLEVHEDASLPEVQIDVERLRQVVINLVQNAVQAMGAGVVRITSETREHMDANGRPQAWAELRIEDSGPGIAPEVLPKLFVPFFTTRERGTGLGLAISQRIVAAAGGVISVRSRVGSGTTFIVHLPGDAHAHDGAGASTLPAPASSPAVAAGQGARGAGGRTSTSSSSGSHSSGGKSASTSAASVSGAPPSKAGTTGGGGATSAGSEGASTPGESEPKGAGERPSWVTTSR from the coding sequence ATGGACCTCAGCGTTCAGACCTCGCTGATCGCGGCGATGCTCAGCCTGGCGCTGGCGGTGAACGTGCTGCTGCGCCCTCGCAAGCGGCGCGCTCACTGGGTGTTCGCCACGTTCGGCCTGAGCGTGGGGGTCTGGTACACCGTGAAGGCCTTGCGGGCCGCCTTCGGGGGCGAGCTCTGGGAGCGCCTGCACCTGGTGTCCGGCGTGCTGGTGCCGCTGGCCGCGCTGCAGTTCTTCCGCGCCTTCGTGGAAGACAGCGACGAGCGCATGCGGGCCCTCAACCGCTTCGCGTGGTTTGGCGCCACGCTGCTGGTGGGCGGCATCCTGACGCCCTACTACCAGAGCTTCCTGGTGGGCGGCGGCCTGTTCATGTACGTGCTGCTGCTGCTGGCGGTGCCGCTGGCCACGCTCTACCAGCGGGGCGACGCGGTGCCCTCGCAGGTGGAGGGCGCGCGCATGCGCTACCTGGCCATCTTTGGCGGCCTCGGCAGCGTGTTCACGCTGGTGGAGTACCTGCCCTACTTCGGGCTCGACATCCCGCCCGTGGGCACGCTGCTGGTGCTGCTGTTCCTGTACCTGCTGTCGCAGTCGCTGGTGCACTCGCGCTTGATCGACCTGTACGAGCTGGCCGGCCGCCTGGGCGTGCTGACGGCGCTCTCGTTCATGCTGGCCACCATGCTGTGGGCCATGCAGTACGTGACGGGCGCGCGCTTCTTCCTGCATGGGGTGGTGTCGGCGCTGGTGGTGCTGCTGCTGTTCGACCCGGTGCGCACCAAGGTCACCACGTGGATCTCGCAGTTCTTCTTCCGCGAGCGCTACGAGTTCGAGACCAGCGTGCAGGCCCTGCGCCGCGAGATTGCGCACGCGCTGCAGCTCACCGACCTGACGCGCCTGCTGATGGGTGGGCTCGAGCGCTCACGCCGGGTGACGCACGCCGCGCTGTACCTGGCCGACGCCGACGGGCGTGGCTACAACCTGCAGGGGCACGTGGGGCCCGAGCCCGCCGCGCGCGTGGAGATGGCGCCGGCGCGGCCGCTGCTGGACCGCCTGCGCCGCGAGGGCACCGTGACCATCGAGGCCGCCGAGCGCGAGCTCGAGGAGCAGCGCGACCTGGGGGAGCACCGCGACGCCGAGACCGCCTACGACATCGTGCAGACCATGGAGGCGCTCGACGCCTCGGTGGCGCTCGGGTTGGTGGGCGACGGAGGCGACCTCTACGGCTTCTTGACGGTGCGCGACGAGCGCATGCGCGACGCGTTCTCGCCCGAGGAGGTGCAGCTGCTGGAGGGCCTCACGACGCAGGCCGCGGTCACCGTGGAGAACTCGCGCCTGTACCAGCGCATGAAGGAGCGCGACCGCCTGGCTGCGCTCGGCGAGATGGCGGCGGGCCTCGCGCACGAGATCCGCAACCCGCTCGGCAGCATCAAGGCCAGCGCGCAGTACCTGACCGAGCCGGGGCATGAAGACGACCCCGCCGCGCCCGAGTTCCTGGGCATCATCGTGGAAGAGGTGGACCGCCTGAACCGCGTGGTGGGTGGCTTCCTGGACTACGCGCGACCGAGCACGGGCGAGGTGGGACGCGCCAACGTGAACGCGGTGCTGCGGCGCACGGTGCAGCTGCTGCGCCCGGAATGCGAGGCCGCCGGGGTGACGCTCGAGGTGCACGAGGACGCGAGCCTGCCGGAGGTGCAGATCGACGTGGAGCGGCTGCGGCAGGTGGTCATCAACCTGGTGCAGAACGCCGTGCAGGCCATGGGCGCGGGCGTGGTGCGGATCACCAGTGAGACACGCGAGCACATGGACGCCAACGGCCGCCCGCAGGCCTGGGCGGAGCTGCGCATCGAGGACTCGGGGCCTGGCATCGCGCCCGAGGTGTTGCCGAAGCTGTTCGTCCCGTTCTTCACCACGCGCGAGCGGGGCACGGGCCTCGGGCTCGCCATCTCGCAGCGCATCGTGGCGGCGGCGGGCGGGGTCATCAGCGTGCGCTCGCGCGTGGGCAGCGGGACCACGTTCATCGTGCACCTGCCGGGCGACGCGCACGCGCACGACGGGGCCGGCGCCAGCACTCTGCCCGCACCGGCCAGCTCACCCGCTGTGGCCGCCGGTCAGGGGGCCCGGGGGGCCGGCGGACGCACGTCCACGTCTTCGAGCTCGGGCAGCCACTCGTCGGGCGGCAAGAGCGCGTCCACGTCCGCCGCGTCGGTGTCCGGCGCGCCACCTTCCAAGGCCGGCACGACGGGCGGCGGAGGCGCCACCTCGGCAGGCAGCGAGGGCGCATCGACACCGGGCGAGTCCGAGCCGAAGGGCGCCGGAGAGCGCCCCAGCTGGGTCACCACCAGCCGGTAG
- a CDS encoding extensin family protein gives MSRSACPERPAVPGRPRFLVPETDPAGPAARAMWQRIPEFFNFRAHIPGAEWRVNTAQQFAVRPEAECLADLVRLGVPARRRPDLVTPVPSPVELLGPVDGVWFLSSHSERPILIACEMAARLPALVAILKQHGVEGVEVLSAYREEPYSSFHTMGMALDINRLYRGRGWLSVQSQYEATPDQRTCSGPQPSSGAARVLRRIACDLYRSGKFQSVLTPNYNEGHRDHFHIDFRPDDPRAFLR, from the coding sequence GTGTCCCGCTCCGCGTGCCCCGAGCGCCCTGCGGTGCCGGGGCGCCCGCGCTTCCTGGTGCCGGAGACCGACCCCGCGGGGCCTGCGGCGCGCGCCATGTGGCAGCGCATCCCCGAGTTCTTCAACTTCCGAGCGCACATCCCCGGCGCCGAGTGGCGCGTGAACACCGCCCAGCAGTTCGCCGTGCGGCCCGAAGCGGAGTGCCTGGCGGATCTCGTGAGGCTGGGCGTCCCGGCGCGCCGGCGGCCGGACCTGGTCACCCCCGTGCCCTCCCCCGTGGAGCTGCTGGGGCCCGTGGACGGCGTGTGGTTCCTCTCCTCTCACTCTGAGCGGCCCATCCTGATCGCCTGCGAGATGGCGGCGCGCCTGCCGGCGCTGGTGGCCATCCTGAAGCAGCACGGAGTGGAAGGCGTGGAAGTCCTGAGCGCCTACCGCGAGGAGCCCTACAGCAGCTTCCACACCATGGGCATGGCCCTCGACATCAACCGCCTCTACCGCGGCCGCGGCTGGCTCTCCGTGCAGTCGCAGTACGAAGCCACTCCTGACCAGCGCACGTGCAGCGGCCCGCAGCCGAGCAGTGGCGCCGCGCGTGTGCTGCGACGCATCGCCTGCGACCTGTACCGCAGCGGCAAGTTCCAGTCGGTGCTGACGCCCAACTACAACGAGGGGCACCGCGACCACTTCCACATCGACTTCCGCCCCGACGACCCCCGCGCCTTCTTGCGCTGA
- a CDS encoding GMC family oxidoreductase N-terminal domain-containing protein has protein sequence MAKYLMEDVADFVVVGTGAGGATAARVLSAAGHSVVMLEEGGWLNTPDRPRDMVGAMADAMRDAGSQATRDAAPMPLLQGVAVGGSTAINSGIIWRLPEDVRADWTRQHGLGELVDERGLSAAFDAIERDLEVAETSDELLGRNGGLMRTAAERLGLPGRAMVRNSKRCQGSGECLQGCKTEARRSMDVSYVPMAMRDGARLHTHCRVSQVERSWGRATGVVGDVLGETKKPMGRFRVRARRGVIIAAGVLHTPVILLKSGLRGMVGERFQAHPARPWWGASQTR, from the coding sequence ATGGCCAAGTATCTGATGGAAGACGTGGCGGACTTCGTGGTGGTGGGCACCGGCGCAGGCGGCGCCACGGCAGCCCGCGTGCTGAGCGCGGCGGGCCACTCGGTGGTCATGCTGGAAGAGGGCGGCTGGCTGAACACGCCGGACCGCCCGCGCGACATGGTGGGCGCCATGGCTGACGCCATGCGCGACGCCGGCTCGCAGGCCACGCGCGACGCGGCGCCCATGCCGCTGCTGCAGGGCGTGGCGGTGGGCGGCAGCACGGCCATCAACAGCGGCATCATCTGGCGCTTGCCCGAAGACGTGCGCGCCGACTGGACGCGGCAGCACGGCCTCGGCGAGCTGGTGGACGAGCGCGGTCTCAGCGCCGCGTTCGACGCCATCGAGCGTGACCTCGAGGTGGCGGAGACCTCCGACGAGCTGCTGGGCCGCAACGGTGGGCTCATGCGCACCGCGGCCGAGCGCCTGGGCCTGCCGGGCCGCGCCATGGTGCGCAATTCCAAGCGCTGCCAGGGCAGCGGCGAGTGCCTGCAGGGCTGCAAGACCGAGGCGCGCCGCAGCATGGACGTGAGCTACGTGCCCATGGCCATGCGCGATGGTGCCCGTCTGCACACGCACTGCCGCGTGTCGCAGGTGGAGCGCAGCTGGGGCCGCGCCACCGGCGTGGTGGGCGACGTGCTGGGCGAGACCAAGAAGCCCATGGGGCGCTTCCGCGTGCGCGCGCGCCGCGGGGTCATCATCGCGGCCGGCGTGCTGCACACGCCCGTCATCCTGCTGAAGTCGGGCCTGCGCGGCATGGTGGGCGAGCGCTTCCAGGCGCATCCGGCTCGGCCATGGTGGGGCGCTTCGCAGACCCGGTGA